The region ACAAAGGAGTTGTATGTCTCCATCATGTGAAATGAAATAGCATTTGGAGACACATTAAAACGTTATTCTGCAATTATTGATGCTCCataatgttcttttgttattagGCATAGTTTTATTGGTCCatgcatataaaatattattcctAAATGTGGCATTAGTATATGGCTACATGTTGTATATCAATATTCATGGCTATATTGAGAGCTACATATAGGGACTGGAAAAGTGAAGCTTTGCAGACATTGAAATGTGGTGTGCATTAACCGTGTCAGGAATATTAAAATGtgcgcgtgcatgtgagtgcgCGCGCGCTAGTTTAACAGGTAAACAGAAAGAGCACAAACGAAAGAAAAGAACGCTGTCTTGTTGCTAATGAAAAGGCCTTCAAGCGATTGAAGAGgcaatataatatttattggtTGATGAATTTTCCCTATCATGATATAGATTTGTCTCTAACAGGCACAGCTTTTGGGTGGCCATACAAGAGTATATGCCATTGCCATTCTCCTACATTATCAGTTACTTACAAATAATGAATTAATAGGAAAACAATGATAGACTATGTTCACATGGCAATAAATGATCAATGAATTCTCTGTGATGCACATTTCCAAGAATTAGCTGGAAACTCGTGATTTTGTTGAAGTTGAACGATGTCCTGTTATAGTGCTGCTTCTCTTTGGAGGCATGTCATGTTGAGGTGGGAGGGCAGCATGCATGAGGTGGGATCGAAGAGGGAGAAGAACGAGAGCACACAGGCCGTGTGTACACTTAATCTCATTTCCTTGTCCACAGCGCGCCCTTGCTCGTGTCCCATTGGCTCGCAGTTGTCACGTGGCCGCTTAACTTTGTTCACTTGACAGAGAGGGTTCAGCGGAACAGGAATGACCGACGAGTAAAGGGATGAGatataaatttaaattatatattagcTTCAATTCCACATAACGAGTGGCGTTAATGGTCATGAGCTCCTATTTGATCAACTCCAACTATGTGGACCCTAAATTTCCACCCTGCGAGGAGTACTCACATAGCGACTACCTACCCAGCAACTCTCCGGACTATTACGGCTCCCAAAGACACGAGCCCATCTCCTTTCACCCAGACTCTGCTCTCTACCATCACCAGCAGCGAGCGGAGCCGCAGCACGCGCATTGTCAGCCCGCCTCGGCGGCGATGCCCCCTCGCGACCTCGTCATTCCCCAGATGGGAGTTGAACTGGACCGGGACTCGGTGACACCCAGCCCGCCTCTGTCGCGTGAGGAGCCGCCTCACGGCCAAAACACGTTTTCACCCGCAAACACTAAAAAGGACCCCGTGGTGTATCCGTGGATGAAGAAAGTCCATGTAAACATCGGTAAGTGTTGCAGTGCATACAAACTTCCTTCTCGCTCTCTTGATCTCTAGTCCAAGTCCACGCTCGCCGTCGTCTTGGTGTCCACGGTCACAATCTACGGCTTCCTCTCGGTTCGACTTCGACTATAGTGGTCCTTGGAGATTTATGATCGTCTGTTTTCACGGCCAACATAATTACACCCTCCATAAATTTTTATTACACCTCTACGCTGAAGTGCCTTTTTGAAGTCCGATCTCAGGCTCGAGTCCTTGCTTTATGACAACCCAGACTGAACTCATAAGTTAGGTTTTATGCTGTGGTAATTTGATTTTAAGTGGTAGGTTTGTATAAACCGTGCGCTCCACACTGTCGAGCCTTCCTTCCCCACTCCATGATCCAGGGGAGGGCAAGTTTTATGGCCGCTGAAATATTCCTGTTTATGGAGCTCACCGTAAAACACTAATGCAGAGGCAAATACCGCCATCTATTATATCTTTTCAGTGTTGTCGTTGCCTGCATGGCTGTCTGTACACGCGATTTGTTCTTTCCACGATGTTAGCCAATGTCTGGAAACACAGTGCAGCTATAATgtaatgagatttaaaaaaattattgtagtCATGATCGTACCCTGCACCTTTATGCCAAGGCAGACAATCAACGCCCCTACCATGTCCTCCAATTTAAACGAGAGGAGGACTGTCTCTGCACTGCGTCGTGGCTGTGCTTCCTTTGTTTATCCCATCATCAAAATCAAAACCAAATTCAGATGATCTGATTCCATGCATGGCCAGATAGCACAGCTCTTGCACAAAATGTCGGCTACATTTAGCCGTCAGTTTTATGTCAAATCGAAACATCTTTTGTCACTGTGTCAGGGGAGCATTCAAGAGCACGTGACCACAAAGGCTATCTGCAGAAACAgttgttttttatcaatataaaTTAATTCGTGTCCATTATACCAGTATTAATATTTAGAATCACAATATTTTAATTGGCCCGAAttctaacatttttatttgtaactcCCACCACTACAGCTCCGCCTGCAGACCGTCTGCACtgtattatgatgatgatgatgatgatgatgatgatgacgatgatgatgatgatgatgatgatgatgatgatgatgatgatgatgatgatgatgacgatcaTTATtgttctgattgctgtagtaacaGGTTCCTTTCTTCTCTCGCAGTGAGTTCAAACTACACAGGAGGCGAACCGAAGCGCTGTCGGACAGCTTACACCCGCCAGCAGGTTCTGGAACTTGAGAAGGAGTTCCACTACAGCCGATACCTGACGCGCAGGCGCAGGGTGGAGATAGCGCATACACTGTGTCTGTCAGAGCGCCAGATCAAAATCTGGTTCCAGAACCGACGAATGAAATGGAAGAAGGACCATAAATTGCCCAACACCAAGGTTCGCTCTGGGAATAACGCAAACGCCCAAGCTTTAACTGGCTCCACTTGACCACGTGCAGAAATCGAGTCCATGCAGCTGCTCTTTGCCGCATAACTGCCATCCAAATCAACGAAGCtgtagataaaaaaacaaacaaactgtggaCCGGAGTAACCTTCACTGACTTGAAAGCCTTTGAGCCTGTACATCGTCAGCGATGTTTCACATTATGGCGTTGTGGGAGTTCACCTTTCACTAAAACTCTCGACAATTAGGTTGACTGAAAGAAGATGCAAATCAATTGTGTCCCACCTTAATTACATTTCCAATGCATCATGTTTTGTGTTGATTCGCCCTTAAATTATAGCCTATCAAAACACTCGATTACACGGTAAAATATTTCATAACGTCAAATtcggaaaaaaattgttcattCAGTGGCTGTAAAGATAAATCAGTGAAGGGATGGTGAATGGATGGGAATGGAACTAAACGCAATTCTGCCGTTTTGACAGTTGTTACAAGCCACTTGCACGATGCAACACGCAATGTAACCAAGCTATCTTTCTATCAAGATATAGATAGTAACACActgtaaatatacagtaaaacaggCTAAGCTCTGTCCTTTCTTCCCAAAcccaacactttttttgttttttttaagaaaagcgATCAATATGTATATGATATTTATTGACCAAATATAGACTTTTAATTGTTTCATTTCGTTTCCAATGCTCAGCATTGCTCGCAAATGGTTTACGTTTTGTTACGACAATGAGAAGGAGCGCTCTTTTCTGATACGTAACACAGAAGTGCAGAAATAGACTATGACAGTTTAGCAGATGCCCAGAcacttttcacacaaaaaatcgGTTGCACATGATTAATATGTAAACTGAAATaactataaatacatttgtaaataaatatgttagtCTAACACATTTCAATCATGTGCAACCGATGCATATGTTTGAattaagtaaatccaaaggattttttaaattgcaaaatatGTCCAAAGTATACGCACTACAAATacagcactatagaaaatgaccTCAGCTGCACTTTGGCAACGTTTTCTTACATCATTCAATGAAGTTACGCATTTTCAAGCATTCTAATTCGGGGTATTATAAGACGAGTTGTATAGAGGACATGCTGCAAATATTACTTGCAACGAAATGTTCTGTTGAGATCCTTTGACCTTTTCGAAATATAATGTCATATTGCTCTATTCAGAGACATCACAAAAAATAAGGAACCCTTTGTTGCAGGTCAGAACGATTTTTTCTAAATACGCGCACCCCTCCCCTTTTTATGTCAATTATCACAACTCTTACTTTTATTAtgctattttatttacattccaaagatatgtttttattgtatgtatatatatatatatatatatatatatatatatatatatatatatatatatatatatatatatatatatatatatatatagtaataataataataataataataataataataatagggacAGCGTTGCACGTGTTACCTCACAATATTGTATGTTGCATCTGTGTTGTCTTACTTTGCTATACGAtttgtaaatacaaaataaatacatgtatggAAATGCGTTGTTTTCCAATATGCTCTATTTTCTTCtcagaaaatacaattttattttttgatatgTTCCCTTGATTATTATTTCACATTggtttttaaaaatggaataaaCTTCGGCTTTGCCTTGACAGCTGTCATCTGAAGCAAATGTGATGTTGAAAGATGTGCATAAAATACTATTGTTCAGTATGATTTCCccagcaaaaacaaaacgcgAATTGTCTTGAGAAATCAGGGCTCACGATGATTAATTTTGCCTTCCTGCTCGTGATCTTGGTACATTACGTTCTGTAATCTTGTTTTAAATCACAAAGCGTCCTCTGTTTCGCTCCCTTTCCCTCGTTAATTTAACGGCAGTGTGCGGCACAATGACACACTGAATATGGGACCATTTCGTTTTggattaaggaaaaaaaaaattggttgtggtcttcatacataaaaaaatgtgttaatgaATATAATTTCTGCAGAACCTTTTACTATATTGTTCCCAATATAAGCGTTATTGCGCATGTGTGTTTTACCACCCCCCCTTCCCCGCCCCCTGTAATGTAAAAAAGGGAGAGAGTCGGCACCATAGCTCAAACCCTGACAAGCAAATAGATAATCAACAAGACGAATGACTTCTTTTGTAAGGCTCGGCTCCCATATTAATTCTAATTTTCTTCTAGAGCAGGTATCGAAAAATAAATAGCAAGAGAGGGTGTGGGGCGAGAAAATAGCATTCCTCTCGATGAactttaaactaaaaatgtgcCCCCCAAATTGGTCCACTCGTATTCCTCAGCCCAGAGAAGATTCTCCATTACATGTTGGCTGATTTCTCCGTAGGCCTCTTGCCAGAGAGACTCCCTCTGCCCATTTATCTATTTTCTTCCATTTATGAAAGTCTATTggagcgcaaaaaaaaacacgcccCGTATCAAATTGCACGCGTACATGTGTTCGAATGGCCAACAAAACAAATTAGAATAGTGTCTCATATACTTGGATTCTGCTTGCATCTTTACGTACCTGTCCTGCGCCATGTACAAGCTCGTTTAACTGAACACACTGAACGCACTAATAGCATTCTGCTTCAAATACTTTTCATCTCCGTGCTTTATACTACTTGTCAAAACACAATTTATGCATTGAATATATACCATGTCAAAAATATATTCTGCATAAACATGCCTATATTTTATTCAGTCGTAAAATTAATGTTCATCTTTGCATAGTGCGATTGGAAGCATTTAGTTTTCAAGCTCACATCAGCGGGACCttctgttgcttttttttaacgAGGGTGTATTTTCGTGAGGATGTCCTCACCCTGTGAAACGTTCGCCACCATTATTGGGAAACAGGAGAGAGAGGACGGCTCCGACAAGAAAAATGTGAGAATTATACAAGAAACAATCATTAATCACTTGTTCTTCTTAAAGCGTCTTCTTTTTCTATTGTCATATCGCAGCCTTCTGTCAGGAGGTGCGTGGGGCCACGGAACAGAGgaacagaagaaaaaagaaagaaaacgtcTTGGAAGACAACCAACCCCCTCCTCCAACAAAACACTTAACACTCAAGAAAGAACACTTTTTAGAGCCATTCATTCAGGGGCTATTTTTACGCCCTTCGAGAacttaagaaagaaaaacagtgtTCCTGCTCATTGGAAAGAAGACACATATAGGGAAATCTGTATGGAGAAGACTTTCAAAAACGAGGTAAGGCCTAGAAATTCCTTTTTAACATCTCCGCTTTCGTATTTTGGCTCTCTTGTTTGTTCAGTGACGACTCGGTGGCATTTTCATGGTTTTATTGCCCTGTGCGCATTTGGTAGAATTCGAGGAATCGCGGTTGGGGCTTTGGATTTGCGCGCGTGTGTTCGTCTGAGTGCGCATGCGCTTTTCTGTATAGGCTACAGACCGCAGCTTATGGTGGTTGTGTTTTTCTTGTTCCTTCTGTGTTTATATAACATGTGGACGCCCACCTTTGCGTCAAAAGCGTCACTTCTACATTTGTTTGCCACTCACATGGGCCTGTAGGTGTTTTAACATCTGTTTTATTGCGTAATATGCCACTTCTTGCATGTGTTAATGTGAGTTATGATTTTTAATCATATGTTGGCCTAACCAGAAAGACCTTAAcagaaatacaaatacaaaaaaaataaaattgaaaacaaaacatcacaaATTGATGCTGGTTAGTGGTTAGCTATACTTTCTAAGTCCAAGAAGGAAAAACGattacattgttgttgttgttttaaatgactGTAAACGAACGCGGGCCGGGCCGGCTTTCTTAGGCCTCTGTTATCTATTGAGCAGAGCCGCTGCCTGAccccaaaataaatcaatctgAACTGGATTAGAAATAAAAGGGCAGAAGCTCTGGTCTGTCTCAAGGGGATAGAAGCTATCGACGGCTAGATTCAACTCTCGGAGAAGCGAGAGAAACAAATGGGAAAATATGCAGTTGCTACACCGAAAAGCAGCACAGTGTGTTGTGGATTGACGTTCGGTCAACGGGGCCGCGGCCAGAATGGGTTCAAACAGGGGACACGTTTTTCTGACCGATGAGGTCGAGTGACTCTGAAGCAAGCGGCTGACCTGTGGTTAGCCCCCTCCTTATGTTACCCGCCTTGACCTCGCAAGAGCTCTGCATCCTCCGCTTATTCGGACATTCCCAGACCTGCCGAGCCCCCTGGCCCCTTAGTCGTAACATGCCGAGTTTTAAAGCACTGTAAACCGCGGGCAGTCAGAGACAAACTGCCATGGAAGCCAATCACCTTTATGGGGTAAAAGGGGGGTCAGTTTCAGGTCACCGTCGCGGCTAGATTGATAAATAACTATTTGCACACATATACagttgataaaaaaatacataatgtcAACTTTATTCATAGAGCACTTTGAAAGACAACCGCAGCTGAAACAAATTGCTTATAGGCCTGCataaaaatgaactgaaaataaaacaaatagacACTTAAACATAAGATAATTAAACATTGAACTAAAAGaatcaaagcaataaaaaaattaactacaaTTAACAAGTAAAACGATAGACTACAAGGGCAGAAATGTGCGTATTTTGAAAGCCAAGGAATAAACAGGTTTTTAAACAGTTTTCCACACATAGAGGCCTTCAGGGGTGTAACGATAACCAATTTAAATCGGAAAATATAATCTTACTGAATCGTCCTTCACTAGAGATACACGTACACCGGTTAGGCCTAAATCGATTTGACTTGTTGATCTAGAGgtgggaaatccaggtccagaaagttaaaaagcCTGCCAAAGTTTGGCTAAGCCATCGATACTTGCTAGCTCccgagcaggtaaacgagcaccatgggagctagctagggaactggctagctagcaccaaactaaaaagccaaactgcggcagggtttttactttctggaactggatttggcacctctggtTATTTCTTTCTAAAGTATATTCCTCACTTTTTGCTGTGTTGTGATGTGTTATCTTGAAGTGGCTCATAGGCCTACCTTAACCAGAAATCGGGTTACAAATGTAACAAAttggtcacaaatgaaaatttgaaaacaaatgctTAAAATGGTTCGCTTCTTAATGGCTTCGAGGCATGGGGAGGGTTGtaactgtttttaaaaagtgttacaaCCTTGTACTGGTCTCCTTTTTTACAGCATGCctaggcaaacaaacaaacaaacttccaAACAAAAGCCCCTAGCATGATGACAAAGAAGATGCCGAATcctaaaacaatgaaaatgtctgTATTGTGTGAACATTTTGATAACTCACAGCGAAAGGAAGTGTGGATTAAATGTCAGCATACATTTTGGGCCCCAAGAAGCCTGCACCCCAGACACGAACAACAATATTTATACCACAACTgcctttcaaataaaaaatacgccCCTACTGTTGTGTGCATTATGCCATAGGCAGGTTGCTTTCTGATGTTGCACTTAAAAAACACACTGTTTAGTGTTTTGTTTACTGCTCAACAGCTAAACTGTTCAAatgctgtatatatacacgCTTGAtatgttgcatttattttcattgtattaattttgcacttttattcattatttcatGATTAT is a window of Vanacampus margaritifer isolate UIUO_Vmar chromosome 2, RoL_Vmar_1.0, whole genome shotgun sequence DNA encoding:
- the hoxb4a gene encoding homeobox protein Hox-B4a is translated as MVMSSYLINSNYVDPKFPPCEEYSHSDYLPSNSPDYYGSQRHEPISFHPDSALYHHQQRAEPQHAHCQPASAAMPPRDLVIPQMGVELDRDSVTPSPPLSREEPPHGQNTFSPANTKKDPVVYPWMKKVHVNIVSSNYTGGEPKRCRTAYTRQQVLELEKEFHYSRYLTRRRRVEIAHTLCLSERQIKIWFQNRRMKWKKDHKLPNTKVRSGNNANAQALTGST